The following nucleotide sequence is from Trifolium pratense cultivar HEN17-A07 linkage group LG2, ARS_RC_1.1, whole genome shotgun sequence.
taatgaaatctataCTCTGTGTCAGAGGAGTACCACACTTCAGGGGTACTTTagatagactcacctatatgaatgtggaactgaggccggttcctatggaGTTTATGGGGCGAACTCCTAGAAcgttcatgaaactgggatatACGTGCAGGGCCAGAAATGCACGGGCTGAGAAAACACCTTAGGAAAAGGTTAtgtgcgggtttgagaaaaatctgagatagagttcaagacaagcgtcactcttgttaaatcgggctcttactcgctatgtaaaggttcaagacaagcgtcacctTTGCTTATGCATAATCTTAAAGAAACGTTTATcgttacttctgaaacaacttttttaaattcaagtgggggattgttggaacattgTTGAACAAGTTAGCAACTTAGCTACTTGTATGATGAACTTGGCATAGATGTAAACACAAGTGAAAGAACTAAaggtgtgaatttgaaaaagttcacttttaagtcccacattggatgggTCACTACctttagtagtgtttatataccacaaagtggcaaccaagggtgtgcccttggggtacccacttttgtaagaaagggagaccgcacacaatgtcgaatatcacacgcgcgcgcgccgccgccgccgtccgtccgtccggccggctcggctcggctcggttcggttcggttcggttcggttcggttcggGCCTGGGCTTGGTgatatcttaatttttaatactcagaagtggaaaaaaaattaattaaaaattaattttcactaagTGTGCTTACCGTTTCAAATGCGCACATGTTTTGTGTGCTGAATGTCAAGTCAAACGGAATTGTTACCGTTATTATTTTGAACTCAGTCATAACTGAGATTCCTGAAATCATGGCCACGTTTTTGATGTGCTGGCCCTGATTCTCTCCCACTTCTTGCTCCACATCAGTTGTATTCTTTCCCTATAAATACACATCAGTTCTCACAATTAATTTTCACGTTAAAAACTGcaactctctcttctctctctcaatattcttacttcaaattattttttcttgttgtttcagAGAAAGTGGTTTACCACTTCGAATTGATATTTGCATATCAATCTAGACTGGTTCGTAGTAACCATCGGAGGTGTTTTTCTGGCCGTttactacagtgcagtagttaaCGGTATTTCGCTTGAattggctgttttatcctggggacttcacggttgatagtctaccttgcacaatttgggtagtgccgtgaaacgtcttaaagagagcgtatcgaACCGCGACTCGGCCGATAAATTCACAGttgctattattttcaaaaacgaTTTTCAAAACGAAAAATAACTATAAGCACTTTTAACAGAATAATTCATGTTACATTCTAATCGTCAAATATGTTTTCCTCTGTAACCGTAGAAAATAATGGTGTGACTCTTAGTAACATTGGACTCATCAACCAAATCACAATAGTTgaaaatgttgaattttttttggatacatatAATGATAAACTATTGAAAACTCTCACATATAAAGTGAGAGTTTTGGACCCTCCACTTTGTACTTTAATCATGATGTATGACCTAAcgatttcatatttttttaccaattaAGGCCTTATTTGGTAGGAGAGAAAAAGAGATGAGATAAATAAAAACACCGAAaccaatgtatatattttttttataagagaaatCAATGTATTTAGATTAAATGGATGAATGAATGTGAAGTGAAACATACGGGGAGGGTTAGGTGGGGTAACAGTGACCGAGTAAAAGCAACGCGTGAGTGAAGGAAAAAAGTCTTGTTTgttgttcaaaataaaaaacaaacaataattattgacacaattggtttggtttggtttggttgggTCTTCTCTTCTAGTCAATGCTGCTCTCTATCGTGGAGTTGGAGTTGGAGTtgtattcatatatatatattcattcattcataccACCGTTTTGGCACCTCATAATAATATCTTTTGACTTCtcttccttccttccttcccCCTAACAATAATACAGAAAAGGAAACAAACAAAGAACATGTcttctactactactactagtttGATTTTCCTCATCATCATTTTCCAATGTTTTCTCCCATCCATCTCAACAAACTCGGAAGGAGAAGCGCTTCATGCTTTGAGAACCAGACTTTCTGATCCCAACAACGTTCTACAGAGCTGGGACCCAACTCTTGTTAACTCCTGCACTTGGTTCCATGTTACCTGTGACTCTGACAATCACGTTATTCGCTTGTAATTAAGTTACATTTACATACATACAGATCCATAATCTTAATTACTTTCTTtacttattattaattaattactaatcTCTTGTTTTGTTTGAATCCTTTTCAGAGACTTGGGCAATTCTAACATCTCTGGATCTTTGGGCCCCGAACTGGCCCAATTAACTCACCTCCAATACCTGTATGTCAATTACTACTACatctgtttgtttgtttgtttgtttgtggtCAATTAGTATGTATTACTAGTACGTACTACTTGTGATTCATtctgaatttatttattaatctgCTCTGCACGCAGGGAGCTATATAACAATAACATAGATGGCAACATTCCTGAGGAATTTGGCAACTTAAAGAACCTTATTAGTATGGATTTGTATAATAACAACTTTCATGGCAATATCCCAAACTCCTTTGCTAACTTGAAGGCAATTAAATTCCTGTAAGTCTCAATTCATTCGCCAAatacttacttacttacttacttacttacttacttacttacttacttacttacttacttacttacttactaCTATTAAACATTTAATCATCATAAATAATCATCATGTGTGTAGACGCCTAAACAACAACAAGCTTACTGGATCCATCCCAAGAGAACTCACTCgtcttcaaaatctcaaaatcTTGTAAGTCTTCCtatttcttttataataaataaatgcatgctattttattgattttatcaGCTAATTTCC
It contains:
- the LOC123909080 gene encoding leucine-rich repeat protein 2-like translates to MSSTTTTSLIFLIIIFQCFLPSISTNSEGEALHALRTRLSDPNNVLQSWDPTLVNSCTWFHVTCDSDNHVIRLDLGNSNISGSLGPELAQLTHLQYLELYNNNIDGNIPEEFGNLKNLISMDLYNNNFHGNIPNSFANLKAIKFLRLNNNKLTGSIPRELTRLQNLKIFDVSNNHLCGTIPVDGNFGSFPPQSYENNRLNGPELKGLVPYDFGC